One stretch of Aeromicrobium fastidiosum DNA includes these proteins:
- a CDS encoding GntR family transcriptional regulator → MTETLDRDSAVPLYQQLEEILYAKIAGGEWVPNQRVPSENEMNRIYGLSRMTVRGVLSKMATEGLLVRVPGKGTYVAPPKITARSPAYKGVREQLEAQGYAISTTLVSVETTAAPRAVREGLRLEGQDVVAVVRLRSANGSPVSLHRSYVPADLAPDLADHDLVGRQLCVVLKDQYALPMASVAENLEAVAVEGTDATLLELRRGAPALMLTDVISDPTGRPFEYSSIVFRGDTVRLQFDYEL, encoded by the coding sequence CCGCGACTCAGCGGTTCCGCTGTACCAGCAGCTCGAGGAGATCCTGTACGCCAAGATCGCCGGCGGAGAATGGGTCCCCAACCAGCGCGTGCCGTCCGAGAACGAGATGAACCGGATCTACGGCCTCAGCCGCATGACGGTGCGAGGGGTCCTCAGCAAGATGGCGACTGAGGGGCTGCTCGTGAGGGTCCCCGGCAAGGGCACGTACGTCGCGCCGCCGAAGATCACCGCGCGGTCGCCCGCCTACAAGGGCGTGCGCGAGCAGCTCGAGGCTCAGGGGTACGCCATCTCGACGACGCTGGTGTCGGTCGAGACCACTGCTGCTCCGCGCGCCGTCCGCGAAGGTCTTCGCCTCGAAGGCCAGGACGTGGTTGCCGTCGTCCGGCTTCGTTCGGCGAACGGGTCGCCCGTCAGCCTCCATCGGTCCTACGTCCCGGCGGACCTTGCTCCCGACCTCGCCGACCACGACCTCGTCGGACGGCAGCTGTGCGTGGTGCTGAAGGACCAGTACGCGCTGCCCATGGCTTCGGTGGCGGAGAACCTGGAGGCCGTCGCGGTCGAGGGCACCGACGCCACGCTGCTCGAGCTGCGACGTGGCGCGCCTGCCCTCATGCTCACCGACGTCATCTCCGACCCCACCGGTCGCCCGTTCGAGTACTCGTCCATCGTCTTTCGAGGCGACACCGTCCGCCTCCAGTTCGACTACGAGCTCTAG